A genomic region of Micromonospora sp. NBRC 110009 contains the following coding sequences:
- the qcrB gene encoding cytochrome bc1 complex cytochrome b subunit: MKRRKFDVAALPAKTAGALDDRFQAATPLRKLLNKVFPDHWSFLLGEIALFSFIVLLLTGTFLTFFFEPAMTEVVYDGSYAPLRGTPMSAAYASSLDLSFDVRGGLIMRQMHHWAALLFMASIVVHMLRVFFTGAFRKPRETNWIIGSLLFWVGFLAGFSGYSLPDDALSGTGLRIASGIMLSIPVIGSWVTSSIFGGEFPGTVIISRFFIAHVLLIPAALVALISVHLGLVFKQKHTQWPGPGRTNENVVGERMFPRYALKQGGFFMVVFGVIALMGGLFQINPIWYFGPYEAWTVSAASQPDWYVMFLDGSTRLMPAWEISIPIGDGYVIPPLFWPTVVLPGILVGISLLYPFVEARRLKDYRHHNLLQRPRDVPARTAAGAMAVAFFIVLTLSGGNDVIADKFHISLNAMTWAGRVGLLVLPPLAYYVVYRVCLGLQQHDREVLAHGVETGIIKRLPDGRFVEVHQPLTAAHDGHGELDYVGWVVPKKMNRLGALGPAIRGFFYPIEKPAEAPVSPGHPPVEPRPEREEIGSGESRR, translated from the coding sequence ATGAAGCGCCGAAAGTTTGACGTAGCAGCGCTGCCGGCCAAGACCGCCGGAGCGCTGGACGACCGGTTCCAGGCGGCCACCCCGCTGCGGAAGCTGCTGAACAAGGTCTTCCCGGACCACTGGTCCTTCCTGCTGGGCGAGATCGCGCTCTTCTCGTTCATCGTCCTGCTGCTGACGGGGACGTTCCTGACGTTCTTCTTCGAGCCGGCGATGACCGAGGTGGTCTACGACGGCAGCTACGCCCCGCTGCGGGGCACGCCGATGTCCGCCGCGTACGCCTCCAGCCTGGACCTGTCGTTCGACGTCCGGGGTGGCCTGATCATGCGGCAGATGCACCACTGGGCCGCGCTGCTGTTCATGGCCTCGATCGTGGTGCACATGCTGCGCGTCTTCTTCACCGGCGCGTTCCGCAAGCCGCGGGAGACCAACTGGATCATCGGCTCGCTGCTGTTCTGGGTCGGCTTCCTCGCCGGTTTCAGCGGCTACTCGCTGCCGGACGACGCGCTCTCCGGCACCGGTCTGCGGATCGCCTCCGGCATCATGCTGTCGATCCCGGTGATCGGCTCCTGGGTCACCTCGTCGATCTTCGGCGGGGAGTTCCCCGGCACGGTCATCATCAGCCGGTTCTTCATCGCCCACGTGCTGCTCATCCCGGCGGCGCTGGTGGCGCTGATCAGCGTCCACCTGGGCCTGGTCTTCAAGCAGAAGCACACCCAGTGGCCCGGCCCCGGCCGGACCAACGAGAACGTGGTCGGCGAGCGGATGTTCCCGCGCTACGCGCTCAAGCAGGGCGGCTTCTTCATGGTCGTCTTCGGCGTGATCGCGCTGATGGGTGGCCTCTTCCAGATCAACCCGATCTGGTACTTCGGCCCGTACGAGGCGTGGACCGTGTCGGCCGCCAGCCAGCCCGACTGGTACGTCATGTTCCTGGACGGCTCGACCCGACTCATGCCGGCCTGGGAGATCAGCATCCCGATCGGCGACGGGTACGTCATCCCGCCGCTGTTCTGGCCGACGGTCGTGCTCCCGGGCATCCTCGTCGGGATCTCCCTGCTCTACCCGTTCGTGGAGGCCCGCCGCCTGAAGGACTACCGCCATCACAACCTGCTCCAGCGGCCCCGGGACGTTCCGGCCCGGACCGCGGCGGGCGCGATGGCCGTGGCCTTCTTCATCGTGCTGACCCTGTCGGGTGGCAACGACGTCATCGCCGACAAGTTCCACATCAGCTTGAACGCGATGACCTGGGCCGGCCGCGTCGGCCTGCTGGTGCTCCCGCCGCTGGCCTACTACGTCGTCTACCGGGTCTGCCTGGGTCTCCAGCAGCACGACCGGGAGGTGCTGGCCCACGGCGTGGAGACCGGCATCATCAAGCGGCTGCCGGACGGCCGGTTCGTCGAGGTTCACCAGCCGCTCACCGCGGCCCACGACGGGCACGGCGAGCTGGACTACGTCGGCTGGGTCGTGCCCAAGAAGATGAACCGGCTCGGTGCCCTCGGCCCGGCGATCCGGGGCTTCTTCTACCCGATCGAGAAGCCGGCCGAGGCGCCGGTCTCGCCGGGGCACCCGCCGGTCGAGCCCCGGCCGGAGCGGGAGGAGATCGGCAGCGGCGAGAGCCGTCGCTGA
- the ctaE gene encoding aa3-type cytochrome oxidase subunit III, whose translation MTAAPAIDKSRIHSLTRPNMVSVGTIVWLSSELMFFAALFAMYFSIRAAAPEQWEKHTEILKIPYATTFTVILVLSSVTCQLGVFAAEKGDVHALRRWFTITFVMGLIFVLGQANEYRNLVHEGVKINADGYGSMFYLTTGFHGLHVTGGLIAFIIFMIRTTMGRFTPAQATSAIVVSYYWHFVDVVWIGLYAMIYWLQ comes from the coding sequence GTGACTGCGGCCCCAGCCATTGACAAGAGCCGGATCCACTCCCTGACCCGACCCAACATGGTCAGCGTCGGGACGATCGTGTGGCTCTCCAGCGAACTCATGTTCTTCGCGGCGCTGTTCGCGATGTACTTCTCGATCCGCGCGGCGGCGCCGGAGCAGTGGGAGAAGCACACCGAGATCCTGAAGATCCCCTACGCGACCACCTTCACGGTGATCCTGGTGCTCTCCTCGGTGACCTGCCAGCTCGGTGTCTTCGCGGCCGAGAAGGGTGACGTCCACGCCCTCCGCCGGTGGTTCACGATCACCTTCGTGATGGGTCTGATCTTCGTGCTCGGCCAGGCGAACGAGTACCGCAACCTGGTGCACGAGGGCGTGAAGATCAACGCCGACGGGTACGGGTCGATGTTCTACCTGACCACCGGTTTCCACGGCCTGCACGTGACCGGCGGTCTGATCGCGTTCATCATCTTCATGATCCGCACCACCATGGGCCGGTTCACCCCGGCGCAGGCGACGTCGGCCATCGTCGTGTCCTACTACTGGCACTTCGTCGACGTCGTGTGGATCGGGCTCTACGCCATGATCTACTGGCTCCAGTGA
- a CDS encoding DUF4142 domain-containing protein has product MLGIKRLGLLAALVLVGLAPATAAQAAAQPSTQDTQYLQALHQVNLFEITTGNLAQQKGRNQQVKDLGKMFVTDHTQLDQTVKSTAQQLTVQLPSEPTSDQQKVINKLNNLSGAEFDKAWVTAQLAGHVQAIQATQTEISQGSEQSVVQLAQDALPVLQAHLDALTALAQTLGVPVPQTSASGTASPGGTTSPGPGGTESPAPGGTTTESPAPSTTEAPAPSQS; this is encoded by the coding sequence ATGTTGGGAATCAAACGCCTGGGCCTGCTGGCCGCGCTGGTGCTGGTCGGGCTGGCGCCCGCCACCGCGGCGCAGGCGGCGGCCCAGCCGTCGACGCAGGACACCCAGTACCTGCAGGCGTTGCACCAGGTCAACCTGTTCGAGATCACCACCGGTAACCTGGCGCAGCAGAAGGGCCGGAACCAGCAGGTCAAGGACCTGGGCAAGATGTTCGTGACGGACCACACCCAGCTGGACCAGACGGTCAAGAGCACCGCGCAGCAGCTGACCGTGCAGTTGCCGTCCGAACCGACCAGCGACCAGCAGAAGGTCATCAACAAGCTGAACAACCTCAGCGGCGCCGAGTTCGACAAGGCGTGGGTGACCGCCCAGCTGGCCGGCCACGTCCAGGCCATCCAGGCCACGCAGACCGAGATCTCGCAGGGTTCGGAGCAGTCGGTGGTCCAGTTGGCCCAGGACGCCCTGCCGGTGCTCCAGGCGCACCTCGACGCGTTGACGGCCCTGGCCCAGACCCTGGGCGTTCCCGTCCCGCAGACCAGCGCCAGCGGCACGGCCAGCCCGGGCGGCACCACGTCGCCGGGTCCGGGCGGCACCGAGTCCCCGGCTCCGGGCGGCACCACCACCGAGTCGCCGGCCCCGAGCACCACCGAGGCTCCGGCGCCGAGCCAGAGCTGA
- a CDS encoding Lrp/AsnC family transcriptional regulator, with translation MITAIVLIDCATDSIPEVAETLANLPGVSEVYSVAGHVDLIAIVRVREFEQIAQVIAGSISKVPGVLNTESHIAFRAYSQHDLEEAFAIGLANAD, from the coding sequence GTGATCACCGCGATCGTGCTGATCGACTGCGCCACCGACTCCATCCCCGAGGTGGCCGAGACCCTGGCCAACCTGCCCGGCGTCAGCGAGGTCTACTCGGTCGCCGGGCACGTCGACCTGATCGCCATCGTGCGGGTCCGGGAGTTCGAGCAGATCGCCCAGGTCATCGCCGGGAGCATCTCGAAGGTGCCGGGGGTGCTCAACACCGAGTCGCACATCGCGTTCCGGGCGTACTCCCAGCACGACCTGGAGGAGGCGTTCGCGATCGGGCTGGCCAACGCCGACTGA
- a CDS encoding nucleotidyltransferase family protein, translating into MDVCAVVLAAGEGTRLRPLTERVPKALCPVGNVPLLDRALDRLAGLGLVGPERVAVNACYLGDQVVARVGSRAHLSVEPGDPLGTAGGLGNLRDWIAGRGVLVGNADAYLADPDTPPGPDVAALLDGWDGRSVRLLGQPADDPAAPGTFSGHRFVGFSLLPWRLVRDLPATVGDLVRAVWRPAEAAGALTVVPYRGVFYDTGTPADYLAANLHAAGDGSLVHPAATVTGRVHRAVVGAGATVRGAVTRAVVWPGATVREGERLTDAIRAGDDLTVPAGRIARPGTA; encoded by the coding sequence GTGGACGTCTGCGCGGTGGTGCTCGCCGCCGGCGAGGGCACCCGGCTGCGACCCCTGACCGAGCGGGTGCCCAAGGCGCTCTGCCCGGTCGGCAACGTGCCGCTGCTGGACCGGGCCCTGGACCGCCTCGCCGGGCTCGGCCTGGTCGGCCCCGAGCGGGTCGCGGTCAACGCCTGCTACCTGGGCGACCAGGTGGTGGCCCGGGTCGGGTCCCGGGCCCACCTGTCGGTCGAGCCGGGTGACCCGCTCGGCACCGCCGGCGGGCTGGGCAACCTCCGGGACTGGATCGCCGGCCGGGGCGTGCTGGTCGGCAACGCCGACGCGTACCTGGCCGATCCCGACACCCCGCCGGGACCGGACGTGGCCGCGCTGCTGGACGGCTGGGACGGGCGGAGCGTACGCCTGCTCGGCCAGCCGGCCGACGACCCGGCGGCCCCCGGCACCTTCAGCGGCCACCGGTTCGTCGGGTTCTCGCTGCTGCCCTGGCGGCTGGTCCGGGACCTGCCGGCGACCGTCGGGGACCTGGTCCGGGCGGTGTGGCGGCCGGCGGAGGCGGCCGGCGCGCTGACGGTGGTGCCCTACCGGGGCGTCTTCTACGACACCGGCACCCCGGCCGACTATCTGGCCGCCAACCTGCACGCGGCCGGCGACGGCAGCCTGGTGCACCCGGCCGCCACGGTGACCGGCCGGGTGCACCGGGCGGTGGTCGGCGCGGGGGCGACGGTCCGCGGCGCGGTCACCCGGGCGGTGGTCTGGCCGGGCGCGACGGTTCGCGAGGGCGAGCGGCTCACCGACGCGATCCGCGCCGGTGACGACCTGACGGTCCCGGCGGGCCGGATCGCCCGGCCGGGGACGGCGTGA
- the qcrA gene encoding cytochrome bc1 complex Rieske iron-sulfur subunit: MSTHTEHQAPQGREPLDVNDPRLSRFDIVEEGARRDDIEIVHYEEQVVPGSKAERRLTRTVAAMFLLTGLAATAFLIIYIWWPWRYEAGRGGDKFYTPLLGLTLGLALLGIGFGILTWGKKLLPKEVSIQDRHDQPGSPEERRITGETMLYLADEMGVRRRPLLGLSLLAGLVPVGAVAAAPLVGGLISDPHKNNQMFTTGFKPAADGKKIRLVREDGRPIRPADVSVGGQLTVFPGIDGGVSNKHADSPTLLIHLREDDAQKSRAANSRIGHGDYMWGNFAAFSKICTHAGCPASLYEQQTNRLLCPCHQSQFHITDNAKPIFGPANRPLPQLPIEVDEEGFFVAKSDYTETIGPDFWERP, translated from the coding sequence ATGAGCACCCACACCGAGCACCAGGCCCCGCAGGGCCGGGAGCCGCTCGACGTGAACGACCCCCGACTCTCCCGGTTCGACATCGTCGAGGAGGGTGCGCGGCGGGACGACATCGAGATCGTCCACTACGAGGAGCAGGTCGTCCCGGGCAGCAAGGCGGAGCGTCGGCTGACCCGCACGGTCGCCGCGATGTTCCTGCTGACCGGCCTGGCCGCGACCGCCTTCCTGATCATCTACATCTGGTGGCCCTGGCGGTACGAGGCCGGCCGCGGCGGCGACAAGTTCTACACCCCGCTGCTCGGCCTGACCCTCGGGCTCGCGCTCCTGGGCATCGGCTTCGGCATCCTCACCTGGGGCAAGAAGCTGCTGCCCAAGGAGGTCTCGATCCAGGACCGGCACGACCAGCCGGGCTCCCCGGAGGAGCGCCGGATCACCGGCGAGACCATGCTCTACCTGGCCGACGAGATGGGCGTCCGACGCCGGCCGCTGCTCGGCCTCTCGCTGCTCGCCGGCCTGGTGCCGGTCGGTGCGGTCGCCGCGGCGCCGCTGGTCGGTGGCCTGATCTCCGACCCGCACAAGAACAACCAGATGTTCACGACCGGGTTCAAGCCGGCCGCGGACGGCAAGAAGATCCGGCTGGTCCGCGAGGACGGCCGGCCGATCCGCCCGGCGGACGTCAGCGTCGGTGGCCAGCTCACCGTCTTCCCGGGCATCGACGGCGGGGTGAGCAACAAGCACGCCGACTCGCCGACCCTGCTGATCCACCTGCGGGAGGACGACGCGCAGAAGTCCCGCGCGGCCAACTCCCGGATCGGCCACGGCGACTACATGTGGGGCAACTTCGCGGCGTTCTCCAAGATCTGCACGCACGCCGGCTGCCCGGCCAGCCTGTACGAGCAGCAGACCAACCGCCTGCTCTGCCCCTGCCACCAGTCGCAGTTCCACATCACCGACAACGCCAAGCCGATCTTCGGCCCGGCCAACCGGCCGCTCCCGCAGCTGCCGATCGAGGTGGACGAAGAGGGCTTCTTCGTGGCGAAGTCCGACTACACCGAGACCATCGGTCCCGACTTCTGGGAGCGGCCATGA
- the qcrC gene encoding cytochrome bc1 complex diheme cytochrome c subunit, producing MTSDNDRRRGLLARLRGRPVARSRGRRRLGAAVRLAAALMLAGGAYTVFAPGVQAQDNPPLSAAANEGKALFDVSCVTCHGRNAQGVEGRGPSLIGVGSAAVEFQVSSGRMPMARQEAQAQRKPPQFTDEQARQLGQYIQELGGGPQLPEGNLREGANLATGGELFRINCSQCHAFGAGGGALSSGKFAPSLKPASDRQIYAAMLSGPQNMPVFGDNQITPEQKADIIAYIQETLKHDQDQGGFNLGRYGPSTEGLAAFLVGIVALVFTSLWIAGKS from the coding sequence ATGACTTCTGACAACGACCGCCGACGCGGTCTGCTCGCGCGGCTGCGCGGGCGGCCCGTAGCGCGCAGCAGGGGCCGCCGCCGGCTGGGTGCCGCGGTCCGGCTGGCCGCCGCGCTGATGCTGGCCGGCGGCGCCTACACCGTCTTCGCCCCCGGCGTGCAGGCGCAGGACAACCCGCCCCTGAGCGCCGCCGCCAACGAGGGCAAGGCGCTGTTCGACGTGAGCTGTGTGACCTGCCACGGTCGCAACGCCCAGGGTGTCGAGGGACGCGGTCCGAGCCTGATCGGCGTCGGGTCGGCCGCGGTCGAGTTCCAGGTCAGCAGCGGCCGCATGCCGATGGCCCGGCAGGAGGCGCAGGCCCAGCGCAAGCCGCCGCAGTTCACCGACGAGCAGGCGCGCCAGCTCGGCCAGTACATCCAGGAGCTCGGCGGCGGCCCGCAGCTGCCCGAGGGCAACCTGCGCGAGGGCGCCAACCTGGCCACCGGTGGCGAGCTGTTCCGGATCAACTGCTCGCAGTGCCACGCCTTCGGCGCCGGCGGCGGTGCGCTCTCCTCGGGCAAGTTCGCCCCGAGCCTCAAGCCGGCCAGCGACCGGCAGATCTACGCCGCGATGCTGAGCGGCCCGCAGAACATGCCGGTGTTCGGCGACAACCAGATCACTCCGGAGCAGAAGGCGGACATCATCGCCTACATCCAGGAGACCCTGAAGCACGACCAGGACCAGGGCGGTTTCAACCTGGGCCGGTACGGCCCGTCGACCGAGGGCCTGGCGGCCTTCCTGGTCGGCATCGTCGCGCTGGTCTTCACGAGCCTGTGGATTGCGGGCAAGTCGTGA
- a CDS encoding NUDIX hydrolase, producing MIPRARATGRALGYQLFYRLPVPLRRRLVRLAVPKYIVGAVALVRDTEAEGAGRILLLRQPPGYSWTLPAGLLQRGEAPVVGAARELYEESGIRLSPDRLRPAVPNAVVHAKGWVDVVFETEVPASTTELTVDGAEVFEAAWHPLDELPRLSRATANLLAYYGIGPRAGEVPPATPPAA from the coding sequence ATGATCCCCCGCGCGCGTGCCACCGGACGGGCCCTCGGCTACCAGCTCTTCTACCGGCTGCCCGTCCCGCTGCGGCGCCGGCTGGTCCGGCTGGCCGTGCCGAAGTACATCGTCGGCGCGGTGGCGCTGGTCCGGGACACCGAAGCCGAGGGCGCGGGGCGCATCCTGCTGCTGCGCCAGCCGCCCGGCTACAGCTGGACCCTCCCGGCCGGGCTGCTGCAACGCGGTGAGGCGCCGGTGGTCGGCGCGGCCCGCGAGCTGTACGAGGAGTCCGGCATCCGGCTCTCCCCCGACCGGCTCCGGCCGGCCGTGCCGAACGCGGTGGTGCACGCCAAGGGCTGGGTGGACGTGGTCTTCGAGACCGAGGTGCCGGCCTCGACGACCGAACTGACGGTGGACGGCGCGGAGGTCTTCGAGGCGGCCTGGCACCCGCTCGACGAGCTGCCCCGGCTGAGCCGGGCCACCGCCAACCTGCTCGCCTACTACGGCATCGGCCCGCGCGCCGGCGAGGTGCCGCCGGCGACGCCGCCGGCGGCGTGA